The window TCTGTCTGCATTAAAGTTTGCTACCGTTCCCCGTTGCCATTCCCCTTCGCCACTGTGAGAGTGTTCCTCGTGAATAGGCAAAAGACCAGGGATAAGAAAACCCGAGAGATAGGAGTCTGCCACTTCGCGCAGTTCCCGGCTGACGTTATGAAAGCCGATCACATCCACCCGGCAGCCCATGTTCTGCATTGCGGTCACCAGGCGAATAAAATCGCCGTCACCGGTGAGCAGAATGATACGGTCCAGATTGCGGGCCTGAAGCAAGGCATCAATGGCCAGATCCATATCCGCATTGGCCTTGGTCGTGACGTTGCCGTCCTCATCTTCATAGCGACGCACGTATTTTTTTATAACCTTAAAGCCGCATTGCCGAAGGATGTCGTGGTAATAATAGACTTTTTGTCGATACTCAGCATCCCGGCTGGTTCGTTCCCGGTCCTCTGCAAGATAGCAGTTGGCACGCAATAAGGTGGAAGGGGAGGTGTTGGCAATATCGACCAAAACATCATAGCGCATGCCGTAGCCGCCGCTCATCTTTATATTCTCAGCGTCTACGTAAATTCCTGTTTTTAGCATAAAATAGTGTATTTTGTTCTTGTTTTAATATAATGTTAGGCTGTTTTGTATCGTGCATGCACGATAAGGTAATGCAAAATGATTTAATCCATCGTTTACATCGTAAAAATATTCTTTTCCTTTATAGGATATCACAGAAACAGCTTTTTGGTTTTTGAAAAAATGCTTCTCTCCCAATAAAATTTCATCACGACACAGCTGGTTGGGATAATACATGAAGATGATCAGCAAGAGGCTGATCATCTTCAAAGGAGAGAGCAGGAGAAGGGATTACTCCCACTCAATCGTGGAAGGCGGTTTGGAGGAGATGTCGTACACAACCCGGTTGACGCCGCGAACCTCATTGATGATACGGGTTGAGATACGTCCCAGCAGGTCATAAGGAAGCTGAGACCAGTCAGCCGTCATGGCATCGCGGCTATCCACGGAGCGGATGGCAATCACATGCTCATAGGTCCGGCCATCGCCCATAACACCAACAGTTTGGATAGGCAGTAAGACAGCAAAGGACTGCCATACCTTGCGGTACCAGCCTGAGTTTTTCATTTCCTCCAGGACAATCACATCTGCCTGCCGCAGAATGTGCAGGCGCTCCTTATCAATTGCCCCCATGATGCGGATACCCAAGCCTGGACCTGGGAAGGGCTGGCGATAAATGGCCTCTTCCGGCAGGCCAAGTTCCAGTCCCAGTTCGCGAACCTCATCTTTGAACAGCTCTCTGAGCGGCTCAATGAGTTTGAGCTGCATGCGCTCGGGCAGGCCGCCCACGTTATGATGGGACTTAATAGGTGCCTTGCCACGGAAGACCACGGACTCAATAACATCAGGATACAGGGTGCCCTGGGCCAGGTATTTTACATCGCCCAGCTTATTGGCTTCCTGCTCAAAGATCTCGATAAAACCATAGCCGATCCGTTTCCGTTTCTCTTCAGGATCGTTGATGCCGTCCAGACGCTCAAGAAAGTAGGATTCAGCATCTATATCAATGACCTTAAGGTCAGTTTTCTCCCGGAAGAAACGGAGGATGGTGTCGCTCTCGTTAATCCGCATCAGGCCATTATTGACATGGATACAGGTCAGCTGGTTACCGATGGCCTTATGCACAATGGCTGCAACCACTGTGGAATCAACCCCGCCGGAAAGAGCGCAGAGAACCTGGCCATCGCCTACCTTTTCCCGGATTTCTGCAACTGTAGACTGGATAAAGGAATGCATGGTCCAGCTGGCCTCGCATCCACAGATTCCAAAGATGAAATTGCGCAACACATCCGTACCGATCAGAGTATGTGCTACCTCGGGATGGAATTGCACGGCAACAAAGGGTTTTTCTTCGTGACGCAGAGCGGCAAAGGGCGAGTGCTCGCTGCCCGCAGTGGCTGTAAAGCCGGGAGCTGCTTCCTCAACCCGATCACCATGACTCATCCAGACCTGATGTTCAGCCGGGGCAGGCTCCATACCCGCGAACAGGCCTGCTGTGTAGTCAATTGTCAGGGATGCCTTGCCGAACTCGCGTTTTTCCGCCTTTTCTACCCGTCCACCCAGTTGCTGCATCATGAGCTGGGCCCCGTAGCAGATGCCGAGCACCGGCACGCCGAGTTCAAAGACTCCTGGGTCGGAGATGGGGGCATCCTCGTCATAGACAGAGGCAGGGCCACCGGAAAGGATAACACCAGCGGGCTGCATGGCCTTCAGTTGCTCAAGGGGCAGGGTGTAGGGATGTATTTCCGAGTAGACCTTTTGCTCGCGGATACGGCGGGCAATGAGCTGGGTGGTCTGGGAACCGAAGTCCAGAATAATTATTGTATCGTTATGCATGAAAGCGCTATTTTTCTTGAAGGTGGTGTATGATGTGTAGGGGGCGCGGTACACCGTGTCCTACGGAATTATTGCCGCACGTTGAAACGTAGGGGCGAAACCCTGTGTTCGCCCAGGTATTTGTATCTTGTACAGGGCAGGCACGGGGGCCTGCCCCTACGTACGATTAAATACCCTCAGTCCGGTAATTGGGGGCCTCGCGGGTGATGATAACATCATGAACATGGGATTCCCGCAGACCAGCCGGGGAGATACGAACAAATTTCGCCTTGGTGTGCAGCTCACCAATGGTAGCAGCACCGCAATATCCCATACCGGAGCGCAGACCGCCCAGTAATTGATAGACCATCTCAGAGATGGGACCACGATAGGGGACCTTACCCTCAATGCCCTCAGGGACCAGCTTTGAGGTCTCACTGTCTTTTTTCTGGAAATAGCGGTCACTAGAGCCCTGCTTCATTGCGCCCAGGGACCCCATACCACGATAGCCTTTGTACTTACGGCCCTGGTAAAGGAAGGTGTCGCCTGGCGTCTCATCGGTTCCGGCAAAAAGGGAGCCTACCATAACACAGTCTGCACCGATGCCAATGGCCTTGCAGATATCGCCGGAGAACTTGATACCACCGTCAGCGATAACAGGTACGCCTTTTTCCCTTGCCACCCTGGTGGCGTTTTGCAGAGCGGTGAGCTGAGGCACACCTACACCGGCAACGATGCGGGTTGTGCAGATAGAACCAGGACCAACGCCCACTTTAACGGCATTGGCACCAGCATCAATCAATGCGGCTGTCCCTTCGGCTGTGGCAACATTACCGGCAATAACGGAAAGATTCGGCCAGCCAGCCCGGATTTCACGGACCGCCTGCAAGACCCCGGCAGAGTGGCCGTGGGCTGAATCCAGGACAATGACATCAGCACCGGCTGCGACCAGGGCCTCGGTTCGGTCCGGCATGTCAGCGCCCACGCCAACCGCAGCACCGACCAGCAGGCGGCCATTGCCGTCCTTGGCAGACTGCGGGTATTTCTTGATTTTCTCTATATCCTTAATGGTGATGAGGCCTCTGAGGTTTTCTGCCTCATCGACGACCAGGAGTTTTTCGATCCGGTGCTCATGGAGCAGGGCCTTGCAATGATCCAGGCTGAGCCCCTCATGAACAGTGACCAGATTTTTGCTGGTCATGACTTCACTGACCCGCATTTCGCTATTGGAGACAAAGCGGAGGTCCCGGTTGGTAACAATGCCCACCAGTTTACCGTCGCGTAGGACAGGCAGACCAGAGATCTTATACATCCCCATAATCTCTTCCACTTCAGCAACGCTTTGCTGCTCAGTGACAGTAATAGGGTCTATAATCATGCCGGATTCGGATTTTTTTACCCGTTCCACCTCTTTGGCCTGATCCTTTATTGACATGTTTTTGTGAATAATCCCGATGCCTCCTGCCCTGGCCATAGCTATCGCGGTACGATGTTCCGTAACAGAGTCCATAGCTGCTGAAACCAGAGGGGCGTTCAAATAGATAGTATCTGTGAGCCGGGTAGCGAGGGAAACCTCTGATGGCAGCACTTCCGAACTTGCCGGAACGAGCAGGACGTCGTCAAAGGTATATGCTGGGGGGATGTCCTGATCGAACATAGGTAACTCCTTATATATAGTGTCTAAAAAAAATACCCTGAACAGGAAATCAGGAGTAATTATATCGCATAATTGATAATGAGAGGCATCTTAGCACTGATGGACAGGAAAAGCAAATGGAGGTGAAAAAAAGGTTGATTTTTCTGTTTCGCTTTGTATGGAGGGAGGAAGTACTGGGCCTCAAACAAGCCTGGAGGCTATGGAGAAGACCAGGGCCTTTTTACAGATATCTTCAGCAGGTGGTTGCTGGGATGCATGCCTAGAAAGATCAACAATTATAGATATAAACAATAAAAAAAGGGTACGCAAAGCGTACCCTTTTTAATCTTGCTGACTGATGTGACTGATGCTACCTCAGCAGGCTATTTGTCTCTATATCTTATCCCGCAATAGCCAGCACATTACTGCTGATGGAAGGCAGAAGCCCAGCGACCAACATGATTGCCGTGAGGATGAAGAGACTTACCTTTTGCATGCGGTCCATAACAAAGGGAGCAGGCTCTACAGCAGGCTGAACTATATAGGCCTCCTTAACCAGCAGGAGATAGTAGTACAGCGAGATGGTGGAATTCAGGGCCGCAAAGACGATGAGGAAGTAATAGCCCTTTTGTGCTGCTGAGGCAAAGAGGAAAAATTTCCCCATGAACCCGGCCAGCGGCGGAATCCCTGCCAAGGAAAAGGCGCTAAGCATCAAAATCGCTCCCAGCATGGGATTGCTTTTGCCCAACCCCTGCAAGCCACTGCGGTTCTCTTCCCCATTGCGCCCGATGATGGCCATAATAAAGAAGACAGCGTAGTTTCCTGCCAGATAGACAAAGAGGTAGAAGATAATGGAGGAACGGGCTGCTCCTGCATCACCGAGCAGGGCCATAACAATATAGCCAGCCTGGGCAATAGAGGAGTAGGCCATAAAGCGTCGCAGCCGAGTCTGCTTCAGCGCGCCGAGGTTACCCACAGTCATGGTTGCTGCCGCCAAGATCAGAAGGATCGGCTGTAAGGAATCATGCATAGGTGCCAGCGGACCATAGATCAGAATCAGGAGGAAAGCAATAGCCACAGCCTTGGAGGAAACCGAGATAAAGGCGGTTACCGGGCTGGGTGCTCCATCATAGACATCTGGTGCCCACATGTGGAAGGGGAAGAGGGTCAGCTTGAAGCCGATAGCCGCAAAGGTGAACAGCATACCAAGGCGAAGCAGTGGCTCCTGCGGATTGCTGGTACAGGCCTGGGCCAATGCCTCAAAGGTCAGGGAGCCAGCAGCACCGTAGAAGAAGGAGTAACCGAACAGCAGCAGACCGGTTGAGGCAGAACCCATAACAATATACTTAGTGGATGCCTCAACAGACAGACTGTCCTTTTTATAGAAACCGCTCAAAATGTAGAGCGGAATCGTTGCCAGCTCCATGCCGATGAACAGAGTCAGCAGGTCAGTGGATGAAACCACAGTGAACATGCCAAAAGTACAGAGCAGGAGAATGAAAAGAAACTCAGTCTGGTACTTCATCACCCCACGGTCGTTTCCGCCCGGAACAAAGTAGGGGCGGGACAGGAGGACCGTGAACAGGGCGGACAGAATAAAGAGCTGCTTGAACAGGAGTGCAGTGCCTGTCACCTGATAGCCGCCCGGATAGAGAACGGTCTGATCATAAGGCAGAAGAAGCAACAGTACGAAAATACCACACAAGCCAATCCAGGACGCTTTAAAGGGCAGGGTGGAAACGAGATTATCTTTTCCCTTGTACAGGTCATAGCCCATTACCAGGGCTGCAAGGACAACAAGAAAAATATCAGGCAGCAGGAGTGTCATCGGAGTATATTATCGCATCAGGTTATTGTAAATGGGATGAACAGCATTATTGACCAGTTCTACAATCCAGCCGGGTAAAATACCCATACCGAAGAGGCAGATGAGCAGGATGGTTACTGGAATCTTTTCTAAAAAGGATGCATCTTTCAGGGTAAGGAACTGTTCCTTAATGGGCCCATTGACCAGGCCATTGACTGCACGCAGGACGTATACCGCTGTCACGACGATGGAAAGTACAGCCAGTACGGTGCAGATCCTGTTTAAGGTGTTCGGGTTATTAAAGGAGCCGACAAAGACGTTGGCCTCAGCCACAAAACCGGAGAGTCCGGGTAAGCCCAAACCAGCCATACCGACGATGACATAGGCCACTGAGAGGAAGGGCATCACCTTCATCAGGCCGCCCATATCACTGACAGTTCGGGTATGGGTTCTGCCGTAGATCATACCGATAAGGCAGAAGAAGAGGGCTGTCATCAGACCATGAGAGATCATCTGAAGTACTCCACCTTTGATACCGGTAAAGGTAAGGGCAGTGAAACCGAACAGAACCAGACCACAGTGAGAAACTGAGGAGTAGGCAGTGATGTATTTCAGGTCGGTCTGACGGATAGCACCCAGCGCTCCGTACAGTACGTTAATGGTGACCAGAATCAGAAAGAAGTCCATCCACATCTGGGAGCCTTCCGGCAGAAGGTACATACCCACTCGGAGACAGCCATAACCACCCAGCTTCATCAGGACGCCAGCATGGAGCATGGAAACCGCTGTCGGTGCAGAGGCATGTCCATCGGGTGACCACGTGTGAAAGGGGAAGATTGCTCCCAGAACACCAAATCCGAAGAAGATAATGGGGAAGACCCAGTACTGGAAGGAATCAGAGAAATGGTGCTGAGAAAGTACCTGGAGGTCAAAGCTGTGCAAGCCTGACTCGAAGTACAAAGCCAAGATACCAGCCATAATAAAGGCGGAACCAGCCACCAGCATCAGGGTGAGTTTCATGGAGGCGTATTCCTTCTGACCCGTACCCCAGAGACCAATGAGCAGGTACATGGGCAGTACGGCAATCTCGTAAAAGAGGAAGAAGGTAAACAGGTCAATAGAGACAAACACCCCATAGACGCCAGCAACCAGGACATTGAGCAGGATGAAAAATTCCTTTGCCTGATTATTGACATTCCAGCTGGCGAGCACCCCGCAGAAGATAACAATGCCAGTGAGCAACATCATCAACACAGAGATAGCATCAACCCCGATGTTATACTCTATATTCATCATTTTGAACCAGCCCACTTTATAGGTAAAGTGGAAAACGCTGGATGATGCACCATCGGCTATCGGAGCCGCTGCAGACACATCAATAAACTTAAACGTCAGGGTTACGACAAGCAGCAGGTTTATCGTGTTCCCGATCAATGAAATAACTTTAATGCTCCGATGGTCATCAGTCCGGACCGGCAGGCAAGCCAAGGCGGTAAGAAAAGGGACGACCCAAATCAGAGTAAGCAGAAATGGTCCGTTCATATATGAGCTCCGTTACTGTTTTTGCCCTTACGGCTGAGTGTGTTCATTGTTTTGATAAAGGATTCTAGTTATTCATTAATGCATTAATTGCGTATCGACTAAGTTCCGTATGGTGCATAATCTTACGAAAAGCTGACTTGCCTGCGCCCTGTGCAAAAACAAGAACCGGAGTAGCGGTGTGGGTCCCAGTAGACCAGACAGCTTGTTGTTGTGTGGCCACTTCCATGGCCAAAAGGTTAAGACGAGCTCCATTGCTATTGGTAACAAAAAAAGCGTCATTAGCATCAATTTTTGGCACTTTTTTTAAGCCGAGTTTTTTATGCCCTTCTACATAATAGGCATTTTCTTCACTTTCGAGAACACGGGCAGCTTGTGCTTCCGTGATCTTAAATTCTGTATTCTTATTTACTAAGCTTGCCAATTTTGCTGGCTTCTGCTCAGATGCAGGTAAGGCAGCGAATTGGAGAAATATATCCTTATAGCTCAGTTGCTGTTTATACAGCTTGTCCAGCACCTGCGGATTACCGAAGTTATATCCAGGCTGGAAGCTTCTGTTCTTAAACAGGGAACCAGACAGATTGACTGGCTGGGGTAAATCATTCCCTGAATAGCTGAAGCTGAAGCCTCCGGTTTCATGGTCAGCCGTGACAATGAGTAAGGTATCGTCGCGCTTTGCTGTCCAGTCCAGGATATATTCCAAGGTATTGTTCAGCTTGATCATCTCCTGAAGCAATAAGCCGGTATCATTGGCATGACCTGCCCAATCAATTTGACCAGCCTCAACCATCAGGAAGAAACCTTTCTTGTTTCGAGCAAGCAGTTCCAAACCTTTTGCAGTCATTTCCCGCAGACTTGGTATGGCTCTCTCTGGATCATCCTTAGCTTTATTGGCCTTAATGGCATTATCCATAGCTGAGGAGGAAAAGAGCCCCAGGACTTTTTTCCCCTTCGCTTCCGCCAGCTGATCCTTGGTAAAGCTCAGGGTGTAACCTTTTTTCCGGGCTTCCTTGAGGAGGTTGCGTTCGTCTTTTCGTTTTGATTTGATAGCAAACGCACCCTCGGTCATTTGCACCAGCTCTTGATGCACCGCAGAGTCAGCATCATTTGCTGCTTTCGGTACCCACCGGCTCAGTCCTCCTGACAGCATGACATCTGCACCAGAGTTCAGCAAATCTACAGCTATGGCATTTTCTAAACTGCGATGCGGTTGATGCGCTGCAAAAGCAGCAGGTGTTGCATGGGTTAACCAGGTATCTGAAATAATTCCTGTGGATTTACCCATTTTTTCAGCCTGCTCCAGGATAGTGCTGGTGGGATTACCATCCGCATCAGCGCCAAGCATCTCGGGGCCGCTTGCTACTCCAGTGGCCAGTTGGCTTCCAGAGGCCGCAGAGTCTGTCACTAAGACATTGGCTGCATGGGTCATGGAAAGCCCGAGCTCTGCGCCGTCATTCATCATTCGGTCGAATGCTGTTGTCCGATTTGGAATGACTGAGTGTGGTGCCTGCCTGGCATAAGCCAAGAGGAGGCCCAATTGCTGAGGGCCCATACCGTCTCCAATCACCAAAATAACATTCTTTACCTTCTTGGTTGCAGGTTTGCTGTTGTAAGGAGTTTGAGGAAAAGTTTTCTCCTGCTCCGGTGCCTCGGGCTGGAGACCAGTTGGTGCGTGGCAACAGCTGGTAAAGCTCAGGCATCCGAGCAGGATAAAAACGAGAGAACATTTTTTTGTGTTCATTTTCTGTTCCTTTGTCAGCAGCTATGAACCAAGTCGTTCAGCGATGAAGTCCGGCGCAGTCGTAGAGTACGGTAAATTATTTATCCTAAGAAAAGGAAGACAATTAATCCAATGACCGTGGCACCAAGGTAGAACTGCAATTGCCCGGATTGTGCAAGCCGTACGCCTTTTCCACCTACTTGCAGGATCCAACCTGTGAGGTCCATACTGCCATCAACAACCTTGCGGTCAAACCATTTGATCGGTGCAGCAATATAGGAGAAGACGACTGTATGGGTGAAGAAAAGCCACACTTCGTCCATGTAAAACTTGTTATAGACAATCGTATACAGCGGGCCAAAGAGCCTTTTCAGGCTTGTCGCAGCTTCTGTTTTTCCTTTGCCGTAAAGTACCCAGGCACCGCCGATACCGAGGAATGCAGCCAAGGTCGCAAGCCAAGGTAACCAGCCGGGATGAGAAAAATGAGTAGCTTCTTCAAAATGGGGCGGAATAACCCGGTGAACAAAGAAATGCTCCAGCAAACCGGCAAAGATGGTCGGGATAGTCAGGAACACAATTGGCCAAGTCATCCACGGATCTTCATGGACATGATGGAGCTCGGAACGAGCTTCGCCATGAAAAATGAGGAAGAAGAAGCGGAACATGTAAAATGCTGTCAAACCACCAGTCACTAAGCCAACAAGAAAGGTGATGTAATGACCTGACTGGAGGGCGGACAAGAGGATAGCATCTTTTGACCAGAAGCCACTGAGGGGAAACACGCCAGCAATGGCCAGACAGGCTGCGAATAAGGACCAATAGGTCTTTGGCATCAGAGATTTCAGACCACCCATCTTCATGATGTCGTTGCTATGCACCGCATGGATGATAGCACCGGCTCCAAGGAAGAGCATGCATTTAAAGAAGGCGTGGGTGAAAACGTGGTACATGGCTGCTGAGTAGCCCAGCAGGTTCACTGAAGCCTCATGATGCCCGCCGCCTTCTACACAAACTTTCGCTGCACCCAGTGAAAAGATCATATAGCCTAACTGGGACAGGGTGGAGAAGGCGAGTATGCGTTTAATATCCATCTGGGTGATGGCGATAACCGCTGCAAACAGGGCAGTGAATGCACCAATACACTGGATAACGAACAGTGTTGTTTCCGCAGCAGCAAAGAGCGGAAACATGCGTGCAGTTAGATAGACACCAGCCACAACCATTGTTGCTGAATGGATGATGGAGGAAACCGGTGTCGGCCCTTCCATAGCATCAGGCAACCAAACATGGAGCGGAAACATAGCTGATTTACCCCAACCACCGCAGAAGACCAGCAGGGTACCGAGGGTTAGCATATTGATAGATATGCCTGCAAAGATAAAGTTCTTATTGAGCAGGGCAGCTGTCTCCGGGCTGTTCAGGGTCTGGAAACTGAAGCTTCCGCTTTGAAAGCTGACCAACAGAATACCCAGGAGAAAAAAGGCATCTGCAAAGCGGGTCATTATGAAGGCCTTTTTCGAAGCCGCCACTGCCGAAGGCTTTTCGTACCAAAATCCAATCAGAGAGTAGGAGGATACACCAACCAATTCCCAGAAGACAAACATCTGAAGAATATTGCTGGATACAACCAAGCCGAGCATGGAAAAGGAAAACAGAGCCAGCAAGGCAAAAAAGCGGTTGAAGCTTGGATCACCCTTCATATATCCTACCGAATAGATATTCACCAGTAGGGAGATAACCGTGATCACTACCAGCATCATGACTGATATGGGATCAAGATAGATGCCCATATTGGCGGTCAAGGTAGGGGTGAAATTAAGCCATGCACCATCCAGAGCAATTTTTTCTGGATACGGAAGCCCGTGGTGCCCCATGACCGAAATAAGATAGGTCAGGGCAGTGAGCAAGGCGTAGCTCAGAGAAATTGCCGACAGTGTAATGGCAAATTTACTGACAAATTTATTGTCCGAGCGAAGATACCCCAGTCCAATCAGGACAAAGCTGAGTAAAGGACAGAGCAGGATCAGATAACTATGGGAAAAAATAAAATCAGCCATTGAGTTCCTCCAGCCGATACACATCAAGACGTTTTTTGCGACGGTACATGGACAGGATGATTGCCAGGGCTACCGCGATTTCACAGGCTGAAACCGCCATGACAAAAATCGGGAATATCGCACCGGCAACCGGATCTGCTGCTTTAAAATGGGCAAAGGCAGCAAAATTAATATTCGCCCCGTTCAAGATAACCTCTACAGAAAGCAGGATACCTAACAGGTTCCGGCGCGTGAGCATACCGAATAAACCGATGCCGCACAGGATTAAGGAAAGTGCTATGCAATGGGAAAGGGTCATGACAGGTCCTCCTTTTTCTCAGTATCTTTGCGGGCAATGACAACAGCTCCGACCAAGGCTGCAAGCAGGAGCAGGGATACCACCTCAAAGGGGACGATAAAGCCGTTTTCAAGAGAGAGAAGACGGACACCAATCTGATCTATGGTAACCGACGCTGTTTTGGAAGCCCCAGTATCCAGGAGACGCGAACTATTTTCCGTGAAGAAATACAAGAGGCCTGTGAACAGGAGTGCTGTTATAGCACCTTTGCTTATCCATTTTCCTATGGTGATTTTGCCGAGCTTATCATCAACTCCACCCAAACCGGTGGTCAGGAGGATAATAAGGAGCATGAACACCACGATACCTCCGATATACAGCATGATCTGCGCCAGGGCCAGTATTTCGATCTGGAGCATGATGTACAGCACAGCTGTGATAA is drawn from Candidatus Electrothrix aestuarii and contains these coding sequences:
- a CDS encoding NYN domain-containing protein, with amino-acid sequence MLKTGIYVDAENIKMSGGYGMRYDVLVDIANTSPSTLLRANCYLAEDRERTSRDAEYRQKVYYYHDILRQCGFKVIKKYVRRYEDEDGNVTTKANADMDLAIDALLQARNLDRIILLTGDGDFIRLVTAMQNMGCRVDVIGFHNVSRELREVADSYLSGFLIPGLLPIHEEHSHSGEGEWQRGTVANFNADRGFGFFRFFRMVNKQLEPETVFFHLSKSTLEGDYYFQDSTRIFEFRIVENPSSEGRSEAWDIRLVKEP
- the guaA gene encoding glutamine-hydrolyzing GMP synthase; translation: MHNDTIIILDFGSQTTQLIARRIREQKVYSEIHPYTLPLEQLKAMQPAGVILSGGPASVYDEDAPISDPGVFELGVPVLGICYGAQLMMQQLGGRVEKAEKREFGKASLTIDYTAGLFAGMEPAPAEHQVWMSHGDRVEEAAPGFTATAGSEHSPFAALRHEEKPFVAVQFHPEVAHTLIGTDVLRNFIFGICGCEASWTMHSFIQSTVAEIREKVGDGQVLCALSGGVDSTVVAAIVHKAIGNQLTCIHVNNGLMRINESDTILRFFREKTDLKVIDIDAESYFLERLDGINDPEEKRKRIGYGFIEIFEQEANKLGDVKYLAQGTLYPDVIESVVFRGKAPIKSHHNVGGLPERMQLKLIEPLRELFKDEVRELGLELGLPEEAIYRQPFPGPGLGIRIMGAIDKERLHILRQADVIVLEEMKNSGWYRKVWQSFAVLLPIQTVGVMGDGRTYEHVIAIRSVDSRDAMTADWSQLPYDLLGRISTRIINEVRGVNRVVYDISSKPPSTIEWE
- the guaB gene encoding IMP dehydrogenase; this translates as MFDQDIPPAYTFDDVLLVPASSEVLPSEVSLATRLTDTIYLNAPLVSAAMDSVTEHRTAIAMARAGGIGIIHKNMSIKDQAKEVERVKKSESGMIIDPITVTEQQSVAEVEEIMGMYKISGLPVLRDGKLVGIVTNRDLRFVSNSEMRVSEVMTSKNLVTVHEGLSLDHCKALLHEHRIEKLLVVDEAENLRGLITIKDIEKIKKYPQSAKDGNGRLLVGAAVGVGADMPDRTEALVAAGADVIVLDSAHGHSAGVLQAVREIRAGWPNLSVIAGNVATAEGTAALIDAGANAVKVGVGPGSICTTRIVAGVGVPQLTALQNATRVAREKGVPVIADGGIKFSGDICKAIGIGADCVMVGSLFAGTDETPGDTFLYQGRKYKGYRGMGSLGAMKQGSSDRYFQKKDSETSKLVPEGIEGKVPYRGPISEMVYQLLGGLRSGMGYCGAATIGELHTKAKFVRISPAGLRESHVHDVIITREAPNYRTEGI
- a CDS encoding NADH-quinone oxidoreductase subunit N yields the protein MTLLLPDIFLVVLAALVMGYDLYKGKDNLVSTLPFKASWIGLCGIFVLLLLLPYDQTVLYPGGYQVTGTALLFKQLFILSALFTVLLSRPYFVPGGNDRGVMKYQTEFLFILLLCTFGMFTVVSSTDLLTLFIGMELATIPLYILSGFYKKDSLSVEASTKYIVMGSASTGLLLFGYSFFYGAAGSLTFEALAQACTSNPQEPLLRLGMLFTFAAIGFKLTLFPFHMWAPDVYDGAPSPVTAFISVSSKAVAIAFLLILIYGPLAPMHDSLQPILLILAAATMTVGNLGALKQTRLRRFMAYSSIAQAGYIVMALLGDAGAARSSIIFYLFVYLAGNYAVFFIMAIIGRNGEENRSGLQGLGKSNPMLGAILMLSAFSLAGIPPLAGFMGKFFLFASAAQKGYYFLIVFAALNSTISLYYYLLLVKEAYIVQPAVEPAPFVMDRMQKVSLFILTAIMLVAGLLPSISSNVLAIAG
- a CDS encoding NADH-quinone oxidoreductase subunit M, which produces MNGPFLLTLIWVVPFLTALACLPVRTDDHRSIKVISLIGNTINLLLVVTLTFKFIDVSAAAPIADGASSSVFHFTYKVGWFKMMNIEYNIGVDAISVLMMLLTGIVIFCGVLASWNVNNQAKEFFILLNVLVAGVYGVFVSIDLFTFFLFYEIAVLPMYLLIGLWGTGQKEYASMKLTLMLVAGSAFIMAGILALYFESGLHSFDLQVLSQHHFSDSFQYWVFPIIFFGFGVLGAIFPFHTWSPDGHASAPTAVSMLHAGVLMKLGGYGCLRVGMYLLPEGSQMWMDFFLILVTINVLYGALGAIRQTDLKYITAYSSVSHCGLVLFGFTALTFTGIKGGVLQMISHGLMTALFFCLIGMIYGRTHTRTVSDMGGLMKVMPFLSVAYVIVGMAGLGLPGLSGFVAEANVFVGSFNNPNTLNRICTVLAVLSIVVTAVYVLRAVNGLVNGPIKEQFLTLKDASFLEKIPVTILLICLFGMGILPGWIVELVNNAVHPIYNNLMR
- a CDS encoding alkaline phosphatase — encoded protein: MNTKKCSLVFILLGCLSFTSCCHAPTGLQPEAPEQEKTFPQTPYNSKPATKKVKNVILVIGDGMGPQQLGLLLAYARQAPHSVIPNRTTAFDRMMNDGAELGLSMTHAANVLVTDSAASGSQLATGVASGPEMLGADADGNPTSTILEQAEKMGKSTGIISDTWLTHATPAAFAAHQPHRSLENAIAVDLLNSGADVMLSGGLSRWVPKAANDADSAVHQELVQMTEGAFAIKSKRKDERNLLKEARKKGYTLSFTKDQLAEAKGKKVLGLFSSSAMDNAIKANKAKDDPERAIPSLREMTAKGLELLARNKKGFFLMVEAGQIDWAGHANDTGLLLQEMIKLNNTLEYILDWTAKRDDTLLIVTADHETGGFSFSYSGNDLPQPVNLSGSLFKNRSFQPGYNFGNPQVLDKLYKQQLSYKDIFLQFAALPASEQKPAKLASLVNKNTEFKITEAQAARVLESEENAYYVEGHKKLGLKKVPKIDANDAFFVTNSNGARLNLLAMEVATQQQAVWSTGTHTATPVLVFAQGAGKSAFRKIMHHTELSRYAINALMNN
- the nuoL gene encoding NADH-quinone oxidoreductase subunit L, with translation MADFIFSHSYLILLCPLLSFVLIGLGYLRSDNKFVSKFAITLSAISLSYALLTALTYLISVMGHHGLPYPEKIALDGAWLNFTPTLTANMGIYLDPISVMMLVVITVISLLVNIYSVGYMKGDPSFNRFFALLALFSFSMLGLVVSSNILQMFVFWELVGVSSYSLIGFWYEKPSAVAASKKAFIMTRFADAFFLLGILLVSFQSGSFSFQTLNSPETAALLNKNFIFAGISINMLTLGTLLVFCGGWGKSAMFPLHVWLPDAMEGPTPVSSIIHSATMVVAGVYLTARMFPLFAAAETTLFVIQCIGAFTALFAAVIAITQMDIKRILAFSTLSQLGYMIFSLGAAKVCVEGGGHHEASVNLLGYSAAMYHVFTHAFFKCMLFLGAGAIIHAVHSNDIMKMGGLKSLMPKTYWSLFAACLAIAGVFPLSGFWSKDAILLSALQSGHYITFLVGLVTGGLTAFYMFRFFFLIFHGEARSELHHVHEDPWMTWPIVFLTIPTIFAGLLEHFFVHRVIPPHFEEATHFSHPGWLPWLATLAAFLGIGGAWVLYGKGKTEAATSLKRLFGPLYTIVYNKFYMDEVWLFFTHTVVFSYIAAPIKWFDRKVVDGSMDLTGWILQVGGKGVRLAQSGQLQFYLGATVIGLIVFLFLG
- the nuoK gene encoding NADH-quinone oxidoreductase subunit NuoK, whose product is MTLSHCIALSLILCGIGLFGMLTRRNLLGILLSVEVILNGANINFAAFAHFKAADPVAGAIFPIFVMAVSACEIAVALAIILSMYRRKKRLDVYRLEELNG